One part of the Microbulbifer sp. THAF38 genome encodes these proteins:
- a CDS encoding prepilin-type N-terminal cleavage/methylation domain-containing protein, giving the protein MKKQQGFTLIELMIVVAIIGILAAVALPAYENYQKSARAVGMTAAAGAFQTAVNVAVQTGEITAVADIDGGPGIPAAGDLDNDQNIASAAIDAASGALTLTGSAAQGGLVLTLTPTIANNAVTWAYSGSCVDDKLCKGFY; this is encoded by the coding sequence ATGAAAAAGCAACAGGGTTTTACTCTTATTGAATTGATGATTGTAGTGGCAATCATTGGTATTTTGGCTGCCGTTGCGCTGCCTGCTTATGAAAACTACCAGAAGTCCGCGCGTGCTGTAGGTATGACTGCTGCAGCGGGCGCCTTCCAGACAGCGGTGAATGTAGCAGTGCAAACTGGTGAGATTACTGCTGTGGCAGATATTGATGGTGGCCCTGGCATTCCTGCTGCTGGTGACTTAGACAATGATCAAAACATTGCCTCTGCAGCAATTGACGCTGCTTCTGGTGCTTTAACCTTGACCGGTAGTGCAGCTCAGGGTGGTCTGGTTCTAACCCTGACCCCCACTATTGCCAACAACGCAGTAACCTGGGCTTACTCTGGATCATGTGTAGACGACAAACTGTGTAAAGGTTTCTATTAA
- the pilB gene encoding type IV-A pilus assembly ATPase PilB, which translates to MTTSPLSGLAKRLVADQVLNEATAISAIKAARRENQTFAQHVIEAKLVSAKELANIASLAFGTPLFELGSYNFELIPKDIIDEKLISKHFTLPLYKRGGRLFVAVADPTNLAALDEINFSTGLNTDAVLVEADKLGKAIESYLSQNDDMSAGLGGVDDEELDGLDIDDNEPDTSNDGELGGDEAPVVRFVNKVLLDAIRTNASDIHFEPYEKSYRVRFRTDGVLHEIAKPPIQLASRLSARLKVMSRMDISEKRVPQDGRIKMKLSKTKAIDFRVNSLPTLWGEKIVLRILDPSSAKLGIDALGYEDEQKKIYMDALAQPQGMILVTGPTGSGKTVSLYTGLNILNTPERNISTAEDPVEINLEGINQVNVSNKVGLNFAEALRSFLRQDPDIVMVGEIRDLETAEIAIKAAQTGHLVLSTLHTNSAPETLTRLMNMGVPTFNIATSVSVIIAQRLARRLCNECKKPVNLPSEVLEAEGFSNVTIPQSEWSIYQPVGCEHCSKGYKGRVGVYEVVRITDGISRIIMEGGNSIQIADKAREEGFNNLRTSALRKVVMGITSLEEANRVTKD; encoded by the coding sequence ATGACAACTTCCCCTCTTAGCGGCTTGGCAAAACGCTTGGTTGCAGACCAGGTGCTTAATGAAGCAACAGCAATTTCGGCAATCAAAGCTGCTCGTAGAGAAAATCAAACTTTCGCCCAACATGTAATTGAGGCCAAACTGGTCTCAGCAAAAGAGCTTGCCAACATCGCCTCCCTTGCTTTTGGCACCCCCCTTTTTGAGTTAGGAAGCTATAACTTTGAGCTGATTCCAAAAGATATCATTGATGAAAAACTGATCAGCAAACATTTTACGCTACCGCTTTACAAGCGAGGCGGTCGTCTCTTTGTTGCCGTAGCAGACCCAACCAATCTCGCCGCCTTAGATGAAATCAATTTCAGCACTGGCCTAAACACTGATGCAGTTCTAGTTGAAGCCGATAAGCTCGGCAAAGCTATCGAAAGCTATCTATCTCAAAACGATGATATGAGTGCTGGGCTAGGGGGTGTTGACGATGAAGAACTGGACGGGCTAGATATCGACGATAATGAGCCAGATACCAGCAATGACGGTGAACTAGGTGGAGATGAAGCGCCGGTTGTTCGATTCGTTAATAAAGTTCTATTGGACGCAATTCGTACAAATGCCTCTGATATTCACTTTGAACCCTATGAAAAATCTTACAGGGTACGCTTCCGAACCGATGGTGTACTACACGAAATTGCCAAGCCTCCAATCCAATTAGCCAGCCGACTTTCAGCTCGCCTAAAAGTAATGTCCAGGATGGATATTTCCGAAAAGCGAGTGCCGCAGGATGGTCGCATTAAAATGAAGCTCTCCAAAACCAAGGCAATTGATTTTCGTGTAAATAGCCTACCGACCTTGTGGGGAGAAAAGATTGTATTGCGCATACTGGATCCCTCCTCTGCCAAGCTGGGCATTGATGCTCTTGGCTATGAGGATGAACAGAAAAAAATCTATATGGATGCACTGGCCCAACCACAAGGGATGATCCTGGTAACAGGCCCTACCGGCTCCGGTAAGACTGTCTCATTATATACAGGCCTCAATATTCTCAATACGCCTGAACGCAATATATCCACTGCTGAAGACCCTGTAGAAATCAATCTGGAGGGCATCAACCAGGTCAACGTATCCAATAAGGTGGGCCTCAACTTTGCCGAGGCATTGCGCTCATTCCTACGACAAGACCCAGACATCGTAATGGTGGGGGAAATACGGGATTTGGAGACAGCAGAAATCGCTATTAAAGCAGCACAAACCGGACACCTAGTGCTATCCACACTGCATACAAATTCAGCACCCGAGACCCTAACACGCCTAATGAATATGGGGGTACCTACTTTTAATATTGCCACCTCGGTCAGTGTGATTATTGCCCAACGCCTTGCGCGGCGCTTATGCAACGAGTGCAAGAAGCCTGTAAATCTACCCAGCGAAGTACTTGAGGCTGAGGGCTTTAGTAACGTTACTATCCCCCAGAGTGAGTGGAGCATCTATCAGCCGGTTGGATGCGAGCATTGCTCCAAGGGCTATAAGGGGCGTGTGGGTGTGTATGAAGTGGTTCGCATTACCGACGGTATCTCAAGAATTATAATGGAAGGCGGCAACTCGATTCAGATCGCTGATAAAGCTAGAGAAGAAGGCTTTAACAATTTAAGAACCTCCGCTTTACGCAAAGTAGTAATGGGAATAACCAGTCTCGAAGAGGCAAACCGGGTAACTAAAGATTAG
- a CDS encoding type II secretion system F family protein encodes MANATAVPYIYKGVDSKGAKVQGEINGTSPALVKAQLRKQGIIANRVQKKPKPLFGGGKKKVKPADIALFTRQMATMMKAGVPLVQSFEIVADGLDNQGVKELIFKIRDEVASGTAFADALRKHPLYFDNLFCNLVASGEQSGALETMLDRIATYKEKTESLKAKIKKAMTYPIAVIVVAIIVTSILLIKVVPQFAQTFSGFGADLPAFTLLVVSMSEWMQANWFFALLATVISIGGTIEAKKRNKNVADFFDRLILKIPILGQITYNSIVARFARTLSTTFAAGVPLIDALKSVAGATGNTIYQEATLKVRDAVATGIPLNTALRTSGLYPAMLVQMTAIGEESGALDEMLGKAADYYEEAVDNMVDNLTTLLEPMIMAVLGILVGGLMIAMYLPIFQLGQVV; translated from the coding sequence ATGGCCAACGCCACAGCAGTCCCATATATCTACAAAGGGGTGGATAGCAAAGGAGCCAAGGTTCAGGGAGAAATTAATGGCACCAGTCCAGCGCTGGTGAAGGCCCAGCTGCGCAAACAGGGGATTATTGCTAATCGCGTCCAGAAAAAGCCCAAACCTTTATTTGGGGGAGGCAAGAAAAAAGTTAAACCCGCAGATATTGCCCTATTTACCAGGCAGATGGCTACCATGATGAAAGCTGGGGTTCCTTTAGTGCAAAGCTTTGAAATTGTCGCCGATGGCTTAGACAACCAAGGAGTTAAAGAACTTATTTTTAAAATTCGAGACGAAGTTGCTTCAGGCACTGCCTTTGCCGATGCCCTTCGAAAACATCCTCTTTACTTTGATAATCTATTTTGCAACCTAGTCGCTTCCGGTGAACAATCCGGGGCACTTGAAACAATGCTAGATAGGATTGCCACTTATAAAGAAAAAACGGAGTCACTTAAAGCTAAAATTAAGAAAGCGATGACCTATCCTATTGCTGTTATCGTTGTAGCTATTATTGTTACTTCTATTCTACTGATTAAAGTTGTTCCTCAATTTGCCCAAACATTCTCCGGCTTTGGTGCAGACCTGCCAGCCTTTACACTATTAGTTGTAAGTATGTCAGAATGGATGCAAGCCAATTGGTTTTTCGCATTATTAGCGACGGTTATAAGTATTGGCGGCACTATTGAAGCCAAAAAACGAAATAAAAATGTCGCCGATTTTTTTGATCGATTGATATTAAAAATTCCAATCTTAGGACAGATCACTTATAACTCCATTGTCGCACGCTTTGCTAGAACTCTCTCTACAACCTTCGCAGCGGGTGTCCCACTGATTGATGCGCTGAAGTCAGTGGCCGGAGCAACAGGAAATACTATTTATCAGGAAGCAACCTTAAAAGTTAGGGACGCTGTAGCAACAGGAATTCCCCTCAACACCGCACTACGTACGTCTGGGCTATACCCAGCTATGCTGGTGCAGATGACAGCAATCGGTGAAGAGTCCGGCGCATTGGATGAGATGCTGGGAAAGGCAGCAGATTATTACGAAGAAGCGGTAGACAATATGGTAGATAACCTTACCACCCTTTTGGAGCCCATGATTATGGCCGTACTCGGTATCCTGGTGGGCGGCCTGATGATTGCAATGTACCTACCCATCTTCCAGCTGGGCCAAGTTGTATAA
- a CDS encoding A24 family peptidase, protein MPEYLFSYPALLIGSAFILGLVIGSFLNVVILRLPVMMEREYKRDFYSYFNTKPDLLEQKELDKPFNLVLPNSHCPKCKTEIKPWQNIPVISYLLLRGKCGSCGTPIPMRYPFVELATGILTAVVVWQLGFTWQALAGCVFTWALVALTGIDFDKQLLPDSITLPLLWGGLLINLWGIFVPPQDAVIGAIAGYLSLWLVFHIFKLVTGKEGMGAGDFKILAAIGAWFGWQMLPLVILLSAAVGAIAGITWSLAVGRDRNLPIAFGPYLAGAGWIAMLWGEQIVGWYLNFSGL, encoded by the coding sequence ATGCCAGAATATTTATTTTCATATCCAGCGCTGCTAATAGGCAGCGCTTTTATTTTAGGCCTAGTCATAGGCAGCTTCCTCAATGTGGTTATCCTGCGCCTGCCTGTAATGATGGAGCGGGAATACAAGCGGGATTTTTATAGCTACTTCAATACAAAACCAGACCTTTTGGAACAGAAAGAGCTGGATAAACCCTTTAACCTGGTACTACCCAACTCACACTGCCCTAAATGCAAAACCGAGATTAAACCCTGGCAAAATATTCCTGTAATCAGTTATCTACTTTTGCGTGGTAAATGTGGTTCTTGCGGCACGCCCATTCCCATGCGTTACCCTTTCGTTGAGCTGGCTACTGGCATTCTCACCGCGGTAGTGGTTTGGCAGTTGGGCTTTACCTGGCAGGCACTGGCTGGCTGTGTCTTTACCTGGGCCTTGGTGGCACTTACTGGTATCGACTTCGATAAGCAGTTATTACCAGACAGTATTACCTTACCTCTACTCTGGGGCGGCCTACTGATAAACCTGTGGGGTATTTTTGTTCCGCCGCAAGATGCCGTTATTGGGGCTATTGCCGGTTATCTTTCTTTGTGGCTGGTATTTCATATCTTCAAGCTGGTTACCGGTAAAGAGGGGATGGGAGCTGGAGATTTCAAGATACTCGCAGCTATCGGTGCTTGGTTTGGCTGGCAGATGCTGCCTTTGGTAATTCTGCTCTCTGCTGCTGTGGGCGCTATTGCCGGTATAACCTGGAGCCTGGCAGTTGGGCGAGATCGCAATCTGCCGATTGCCTTTGGCCCTTACTTGGCAGGTGCCGGCTGGATTGCCATGCTGTGGGGTGAGCAGATTGTCGGTTGGTACCTGAACTTTTCCGGTCTGTAG
- the coaE gene encoding dephospho-CoA kinase (Dephospho-CoA kinase (CoaE) performs the final step in coenzyme A biosynthesis.): MFRVGLTGGIGSGKSAAAGYFRELGIHVVDADWAARVVVQPGRPALEQIAQHFGANILLESGELDRAQLRALIFNNSEERTWLEGLLHPLIREEIINSLEKSTSPYAILESPLLIESGQYELVDRICVVDLPESLQLERASARDVNHPEQIRKIMAAQLSRQERLAKADDVLDNTSGLVELRSQIEALHQKYLQLAKP; encoded by the coding sequence TTGTTCCGAGTAGGCTTAACTGGAGGCATAGGCAGTGGCAAGTCGGCTGCCGCTGGATACTTCCGCGAACTGGGTATTCATGTGGTGGATGCGGACTGGGCCGCCCGGGTGGTCGTACAACCAGGTAGGCCTGCGCTAGAGCAGATTGCTCAGCATTTCGGAGCGAATATCTTGCTTGAAAGTGGTGAGCTGGACCGGGCGCAGCTACGTGCCTTAATATTTAATAATTCTGAGGAGCGGACCTGGTTAGAGGGGCTACTACACCCACTAATTCGCGAGGAGATTATCAACTCCCTGGAAAAAAGCACCAGCCCCTACGCGATACTGGAGTCGCCACTACTCATCGAGTCCGGCCAGTATGAGTTGGTAGATAGAATCTGCGTTGTGGACTTGCCGGAAAGTTTACAATTAGAGCGGGCCAGCGCTAGGGATGTCAATCACCCGGAACAGATCCGCAAAATCATGGCAGCACAACTCAGCAGGCAGGAACGCCTGGCCAAGGCCGATGATGTGCTGGACAATACCTCGGGCTTGGTGGAGTTGCGCAGCCAAATAGAAGCCCTACACCAGAAGTATTTGCAATTGGCGAAGCCTTAG
- the yacG gene encoding DNA gyrase inhibitor YacG produces MSKPKEAPTLNCPTCKKPIEWSDKFPFKPFCSERCKLIDLGEWASEGHKIPGEPIYDDVLSDDLDPSKQRH; encoded by the coding sequence ATGTCGAAACCCAAAGAAGCCCCGACGCTAAATTGCCCCACCTGCAAAAAGCCCATCGAGTGGAGCGATAAGTTTCCCTTCAAGCCTTTTTGCAGCGAGCGCTGTAAGTTAATTGATCTGGGGGAGTGGGCCAGTGAGGGACACAAGATTCCGGGTGAGCCTATCTACGATGATGTATTGAGTGACGACCTGGACCCGAGCAAGCAGCGCCATTAA
- the mutT gene encoding 8-oxo-dGTP diphosphatase MutT: MSRVIHVAVGIVRRSDGKILIARRPDHLHMGGRWEFPGGKVEAGESVQQALTRELREEVAIEVQQLQPLLKIQHDYAEKTVLLDTWQVTAFTGEAQGREGQETAWVAVKELKNYQFPDANQAIIEAIEAVEV; this comes from the coding sequence GTGAGCCGTGTGATTCATGTTGCTGTTGGTATTGTCCGTCGCAGCGACGGCAAAATTTTAATTGCCCGACGCCCCGATCATTTGCATATGGGGGGGCGCTGGGAGTTCCCTGGTGGCAAGGTGGAGGCTGGGGAAAGCGTACAGCAGGCTCTCACCCGTGAGTTGCGCGAAGAAGTTGCGATTGAAGTGCAACAGCTACAGCCTCTGCTGAAAATTCAGCATGACTATGCAGAAAAAACCGTACTTCTCGATACCTGGCAGGTAACGGCATTTACAGGTGAGGCCCAGGGACGCGAAGGGCAGGAGACTGCCTGGGTGGCGGTAAAGGAGCTAAAGAATTATCAGTTCCCAGATGCCAACCAGGCGATTATTGAGGCCATCGAGGCTGTGGAAGTTTAA
- the argJ gene encoding bifunctional glutamate N-acetyltransferase/amino-acid acetyltransferase ArgJ → MPESLLPPVKGVRLASVPAKIKDWSRDDLLLIEVAEGASVSATFTQNSFCAAPVLVAKEHIGQGNIRALLVNAGNANAATGERGLSDARACCAAVAEAVSVRAERVLPFSTGVIGEHLPLQRLLDAIPTAATELIESGWGRAAKAIMTTDTRPKTAKRLLNIGGEEITVVGIAKGSGMIQPNMATMLAYVATDASIAQPLLDRMVKEAVNASFNRVSVDGDTSTNDACVLIASGVTGKPINSPTDEGYSELMQAITQVHIELAKEVVRDGEGATKFVTVQVEGAESSDEALRVAFEVGNSPLVKTALYASDPNWGRLVMAIGNALPNGLDTGKVNIYLDTVQVVEAGGRFANYREEQGEQVFSQSEFTIRIELGRGNAREHIWTCDFSHEYVTINAEYRT, encoded by the coding sequence ATGCCTGAATCACTACTTCCTCCTGTAAAAGGGGTTCGCCTTGCCAGTGTACCCGCCAAGATCAAAGACTGGTCCCGTGATGACCTGTTGTTAATAGAGGTCGCCGAAGGTGCATCGGTGTCGGCCACCTTTACCCAGAACAGCTTTTGCGCCGCACCGGTATTGGTAGCCAAAGAGCATATCGGACAGGGAAATATCCGTGCCCTGCTGGTGAACGCAGGTAATGCCAACGCGGCCACTGGTGAGCGCGGTCTAAGCGACGCCAGGGCCTGCTGCGCGGCAGTGGCCGAAGCGGTGAGTGTTCGTGCAGAGCGGGTATTGCCTTTTAGTACCGGCGTTATCGGCGAGCATCTACCCTTGCAGCGATTACTGGATGCCATCCCCACAGCTGCGACTGAGCTTATCGAAAGCGGATGGGGGCGGGCGGCAAAAGCCATTATGACTACTGATACCCGCCCGAAAACCGCCAAGCGTCTCCTGAATATAGGCGGTGAAGAAATTACGGTCGTGGGGATCGCCAAGGGTTCCGGCATGATTCAGCCAAATATGGCGACCATGCTCGCCTATGTCGCTACCGATGCCAGTATCGCGCAGCCATTGCTGGATCGAATGGTGAAGGAGGCCGTTAATGCTTCCTTTAATCGTGTCAGCGTGGATGGTGATACCTCAACCAATGATGCCTGCGTGCTGATTGCCAGCGGAGTGACGGGCAAGCCTATAAATAGTCCCACTGACGAGGGTTACAGCGAATTGATGCAAGCCATCACTCAGGTGCATATCGAGCTGGCCAAGGAGGTGGTTAGGGACGGAGAAGGGGCCACTAAATTTGTCACTGTGCAGGTGGAGGGGGCAGAGAGTAGTGACGAGGCTCTTAGAGTCGCCTTCGAGGTGGGTAACTCTCCCCTGGTAAAGACTGCGCTCTACGCTTCAGACCCTAACTGGGGTCGCTTGGTGATGGCGATTGGTAATGCACTGCCGAACGGCTTGGATACCGGCAAGGTCAATATTTATCTGGACACCGTACAAGTCGTGGAGGCCGGAGGCCGCTTTGCTAACTACCGGGAAGAGCAGGGCGAACAGGTGTTTTCTCAGTCTGAGTTTACCATTCGCATAGAACTGGGCCGCGGTAACGCCCGCGAGCATATTTGGACCTGTGACTTCTCTCATGAGTATGTCACGATTAACGCCGAATACCGCACCTGA